A genomic region of Bombus terrestris chromosome 12, iyBomTerr1.2, whole genome shotgun sequence contains the following coding sequences:
- the LOC100646481 gene encoding homeobox protein PKNOX2 isoform X2: MQEGSTAVALAMVTPGYDQDPASGVADYTTHQDQAQFEADKRAVYKHPLFPLLALLFERCEQATQSSDNSTSESFNMDIQAFVQHQERDRKPFLINDPEIDGLMIKAIQVLRIHLLELEKVQELCKDFCNRYITCLKGKMQSENLLRSDYSHHGHDMGPSSGSNGSSPLQVLSSTGNDVESGANGFRVSRGDTLSENGGASQLAAQEETGNDRPPSVRSSSTAQRSIRSSSQDHDDPLSPSTVHGSTPLSQIGAHSCAPVNDIYLGQDITVAGSPSPAPSEDEDEGCGTGTATSNHSSSGHGGNHSSVKKGRQKRGVLPKQATSIMRTWLFEHLVHPYPTEDEKRQIAGQTNLTLLQVNNWFINARRRILQPMLDGAGADSIQRAGKRHKVSKHVVQHQQVQQQQGGGWQSEDSGSDSGSSDGEGGADRSKDGNDSDEDDLH, translated from the exons ATGCAAGAGGGTAGCACCGCCGTGGCGCTAGCGATGGTGACTCCTGGCTACGATCAGGACCCTGCAAGTGGGGTTGCCGATTACACGACTCATCAAGATCAAGCTCAGTTCGAGGCAGACAAGAGGGCAGTCTATAAACATCCCCTTTTCCCATTGCTCGCGTTACTCTTCGAAAGATGCGAACAAGCTACACAGAGTTCGGACAACTCGACGTCCGAAAGCTTCAACATGGACATACAGGCCTTCGTCCAACACCAAGAAAGAGACCGAAAGCCTTTCCTAATCAATGACCCCGAAATTGACGGTTTG ATGATCAAAGCGATACAGGTGCTGCGGATTCACCTACTCGAGCTGGAAAAAGTGCAGGAGCTGTGCAAGGACTTTTGCAACAGGTACATCACGTGCCTGAAGGGCAAGATGCAGAGCGAGAATCTGCTACGCAGCGATTACAGTCACCATGGACACGATATGGGTCCATCGAGTGGCAGCAACGGAAGCAGTCCTTTGCAG GTGCTGTCTTCTACAGGCAATGATGTTGAGTCGGGAGCTAACGGATTCAGAGTGAGCAGAGGCGACACCCTGTCGGAGAACGGTGGTGCGAGTCAGTTGGCTGCGCAAGAGGAAACCGGTAACGACAGGCCGCCGTCGGTGCGATCATCTTCCACTGCTCAGCGCTCGATCAGATCCTCCAGCCAGGACCATGACGATCCACTGTCACCTTCCACGGTACACGGGAGCACACCACTTTCACAAATTGGGGCTCATTCCTGTGCACCAGTCAACGATATCTATCTTGGTCAAG ATATTACTGTGGCTGGCTCTCCTTCGCCTGCACCAAgtgaagacgaagacgaaggatGTGGCACTGGTACTGCTACTTCCAATCACAGTAGTAGTGGTCATGGAGGTAATCATAGCAGCGTTAAGAAAGGAAGACAAAAGCGGGGCGTCTTACCTAAACAAGCTACAAGCATTATGCGAACTTGGCTCTTTGAACATTTAGTT cATCCATACCCTACGGAGGATGAGAAGCGTCAAATAGCGGGCCAAACGAACTTAACGTTGCTACAAGTCAATAATTGGTTCATCAATGCTCGTCGAAGAATCCTTCAGCCAATGCTCGACGGTGCCGGAGCGGATTCGATACAGCGAGCCGGGAAACGTCACAAGGTATCGAAACACGTGGTGCAACACCAACAGGTGCAACAGCAACAAGGCGGTGGCTGGCAGTCTGAAGATTCTGGTAGTGATTCCGGCTCCAGCGACGGTGAGGGAGGTGCCGATAGATCGAAAGATGGTAACGATAGCGACGAAGATGATCTTCACTGA
- the LOC100646481 gene encoding homeobox protein PKNOX2 isoform X1, whose amino-acid sequence MQEGSTAVALAMVTPGYDQDPASGVADYTTHQDQAQFEADKRAVYKHPLFPLLALLFERCEQATQSSDNSTSESFNMDIQAFVQHQERDRKPFLINDPEIDGLMIKAIQVLRIHLLELEKVQELCKDFCNRYITCLKGKMQSENLLRSDYSHHGHDMGPSSGSNGSSPLQVLSSTGNDVESGANGFRVSRGDTLSENGGASQLAAQEETGNDRPPSVRSSSTAQRSIRSSSQDHDDPLSPSTVHGSTPLSQIGAHSCAPVNDIYLGQDDMDYVNIGDRIYLEEVGYWGLLALQERENEYVDVGDANDEKYFDITVAGSPSPAPSEDEDEGCGTGTATSNHSSSGHGGNHSSVKKGRQKRGVLPKQATSIMRTWLFEHLVHPYPTEDEKRQIAGQTNLTLLQVNNWFINARRRILQPMLDGAGADSIQRAGKRHKVSKHVVQHQQVQQQQGGGWQSEDSGSDSGSSDGEGGADRSKDGNDSDEDDLH is encoded by the exons ATGCAAGAGGGTAGCACCGCCGTGGCGCTAGCGATGGTGACTCCTGGCTACGATCAGGACCCTGCAAGTGGGGTTGCCGATTACACGACTCATCAAGATCAAGCTCAGTTCGAGGCAGACAAGAGGGCAGTCTATAAACATCCCCTTTTCCCATTGCTCGCGTTACTCTTCGAAAGATGCGAACAAGCTACACAGAGTTCGGACAACTCGACGTCCGAAAGCTTCAACATGGACATACAGGCCTTCGTCCAACACCAAGAAAGAGACCGAAAGCCTTTCCTAATCAATGACCCCGAAATTGACGGTTTG ATGATCAAAGCGATACAGGTGCTGCGGATTCACCTACTCGAGCTGGAAAAAGTGCAGGAGCTGTGCAAGGACTTTTGCAACAGGTACATCACGTGCCTGAAGGGCAAGATGCAGAGCGAGAATCTGCTACGCAGCGATTACAGTCACCATGGACACGATATGGGTCCATCGAGTGGCAGCAACGGAAGCAGTCCTTTGCAG GTGCTGTCTTCTACAGGCAATGATGTTGAGTCGGGAGCTAACGGATTCAGAGTGAGCAGAGGCGACACCCTGTCGGAGAACGGTGGTGCGAGTCAGTTGGCTGCGCAAGAGGAAACCGGTAACGACAGGCCGCCGTCGGTGCGATCATCTTCCACTGCTCAGCGCTCGATCAGATCCTCCAGCCAGGACCATGACGATCCACTGTCACCTTCCACGGTACACGGGAGCACACCACTTTCACAAATTGGGGCTCATTCCTGTGCACCAGTCAACGATATCTATCTTGGTCAAG ATGATATGGACTATGTGAATATTGGCGACAGAATATATTTAGAAGAGGTTGGTTATTGGGGCCTCCTTGCCTTGCAAGAGCGTGAAAATGAATACGTCGATGTCGGGGATGCGAATGACGAAAAGTATTTTG ATATTACTGTGGCTGGCTCTCCTTCGCCTGCACCAAgtgaagacgaagacgaaggatGTGGCACTGGTACTGCTACTTCCAATCACAGTAGTAGTGGTCATGGAGGTAATCATAGCAGCGTTAAGAAAGGAAGACAAAAGCGGGGCGTCTTACCTAAACAAGCTACAAGCATTATGCGAACTTGGCTCTTTGAACATTTAGTT cATCCATACCCTACGGAGGATGAGAAGCGTCAAATAGCGGGCCAAACGAACTTAACGTTGCTACAAGTCAATAATTGGTTCATCAATGCTCGTCGAAGAATCCTTCAGCCAATGCTCGACGGTGCCGGAGCGGATTCGATACAGCGAGCCGGGAAACGTCACAAGGTATCGAAACACGTGGTGCAACACCAACAGGTGCAACAGCAACAAGGCGGTGGCTGGCAGTCTGAAGATTCTGGTAGTGATTCCGGCTCCAGCGACGGTGAGGGAGGTGCCGATAGATCGAAAGATGGTAACGATAGCGACGAAGATGATCTTCACTGA